Proteins from one Bradyrhizobium roseum genomic window:
- a CDS encoding ABC transporter substrate-binding protein, protein MNRFRRANRAAILASVAASFALVAPAAAQETFKLGIVTFLSGPAADSFGVPARNGAQFVIDQLNKGAAPAPYEKVGFGGIKVEPVIIDENGGATKQVQELRNLYQRDNVDVVLGYIGSGDCLAVAPIAEELKKMLVLMDCGTPRIFEDAKYNYVFRTAAHATMDNVGLIRYMKAKNIKMTTLSAINQDYAWGQDSRADFIAAAEQLYPGVKLQTDLLPKFGAGQYGTEISALVGAGSDVVYSSLWGGDLQAFVLQSAPRGLPKRSQLVFSAADHVLPPLGDKMPDGTIIGARGAYGLMSQKSPLNDWLFKGYEAANGVYPVQAAYRATQSILGLKAAVEKAMAKNGGKKPSTDEMVAAMTGLEWPSPGGLIQMKLADGHQAIQPIAFSRTKYNPDLKRVDLVDIQYFAAECVNPPPGVKAIDWIKGGMQGAKCD, encoded by the coding sequence ATGAACCGTTTTCGGCGGGCTAACCGTGCTGCCATTCTTGCATCCGTCGCGGCATCGTTCGCGCTGGTGGCTCCGGCAGCTGCACAGGAAACTTTCAAGCTCGGCATCGTGACCTTTCTTTCCGGCCCGGCGGCGGACAGCTTTGGCGTCCCCGCGCGCAACGGCGCGCAGTTCGTCATCGATCAGTTGAACAAGGGTGCCGCCCCCGCGCCCTATGAGAAGGTCGGCTTCGGCGGCATCAAGGTCGAGCCGGTCATCATCGATGAGAACGGCGGCGCCACTAAGCAGGTGCAGGAACTGCGCAATCTCTACCAGCGCGACAATGTCGATGTCGTGCTCGGCTATATCGGCTCCGGCGACTGCCTTGCCGTCGCACCGATCGCGGAAGAACTGAAGAAGATGCTGGTGCTGATGGATTGCGGCACACCGCGCATTTTCGAGGACGCCAAATACAACTACGTGTTCCGCACCGCCGCCCATGCCACGATGGATAATGTCGGCCTCATCCGGTACATGAAGGCCAAGAACATCAAGATGACGACGCTTTCGGCGATCAACCAGGATTACGCCTGGGGCCAGGACAGCCGGGCCGACTTCATCGCCGCCGCCGAACAGCTTTATCCCGGCGTCAAGCTGCAGACGGACCTGCTGCCGAAATTCGGCGCTGGCCAATACGGCACCGAAATTTCCGCGCTGGTGGGGGCCGGCTCCGACGTGGTCTATTCCAGCCTGTGGGGCGGCGATTTGCAGGCTTTCGTCCTGCAATCGGCGCCCCGTGGCTTGCCGAAGCGCAGCCAGCTCGTATTCAGCGCCGCTGATCACGTGCTGCCGCCGCTCGGCGACAAGATGCCCGACGGCACCATCATCGGCGCCCGCGGCGCCTACGGCCTGATGTCGCAGAAATCGCCGCTGAACGACTGGCTGTTCAAGGGGTACGAAGCCGCCAACGGCGTCTATCCGGTTCAGGCCGCCTACCGCGCGACGCAGTCCATCCTCGGATTGAAGGCCGCGGTCGAGAAGGCCATGGCCAAGAACGGCGGCAAGAAGCCGTCGACCGATGAAATGGTCGCGGCCATGACCGGGCTGGAGTGGCCGTCGCCCGGCGGCCTGATCCAGATGAAGCTCGCCGACGGCCATCAGGCGATTCAGCCGATCGCCTTCAGCCGCACCAAGTACAATCCGGACCTGAAGCGGGTCGACCTCGTCGACATCCAGTATTTTGCCGCCGAATGCGTCAACCCGCCGCCGGGCGTGAAGGCGATCGACTGGATCAAGGGCGGCATGCAGGGCGCCAAGTGCGACTAG
- a CDS encoding branched-chain amino acid ABC transporter permease, whose protein sequence is MTRKDLHPLIMIALVVAVTLFGRVLPTWTLSLATVAASNALISLGIVVLARTGNVSFGQGLFFAAGGYGVALIANAWGLTDAVAQVIVGAACGGLLGLVIGPLIARYSGIFFGMLTLALSMVFYGVLVKTTALGGSDGFNVGRPSLFGMSFTDPREADFMLYAVSVIVTGFAGIAATILFRSEFGLASLAVRENNLRVEYLGLSANRIISINFAIAAVFAGASGAFALMAQRHIDPQFAYWTTSGEFVFVAVLAGNQSVAAVFVASMALELVRSFSNLYLPNTWQLVLGIFLLGVILFLPRGIGSLWIKDRRKRRVAADVSPAGGAAS, encoded by the coding sequence TTGACAAGGAAAGATCTGCATCCCCTGATCATGATCGCGCTGGTCGTCGCGGTGACGCTGTTCGGACGCGTACTGCCGACCTGGACCCTGTCGCTGGCGACGGTGGCCGCTTCCAATGCGCTGATCTCGCTCGGCATCGTCGTGCTGGCGCGCACCGGCAACGTCTCGTTTGGCCAGGGCCTGTTCTTCGCGGCTGGCGGCTATGGCGTGGCGCTGATCGCCAACGCCTGGGGTCTCACCGATGCCGTGGCGCAGGTGATCGTCGGCGCCGCCTGCGGCGGCCTGCTCGGCCTCGTCATCGGGCCGTTGATCGCGCGCTACAGCGGGATTTTCTTCGGCATGCTGACATTGGCGCTGTCGATGGTGTTTTACGGCGTACTGGTGAAAACGACTGCGCTGGGCGGCTCCGACGGGTTCAACGTCGGACGGCCAAGCCTGTTCGGCATGAGCTTCACCGATCCGCGCGAGGCCGACTTCATGCTGTATGCCGTCTCGGTCATCGTGACCGGATTTGCCGGCATCGCTGCGACCATCCTGTTCCGGTCCGAATTCGGCCTGGCCAGTTTGGCGGTGCGCGAAAACAACCTGCGCGTCGAATATCTCGGCCTCTCGGCCAACCGGATCATATCGATCAACTTCGCGATCGCCGCGGTCTTTGCCGGCGCCAGCGGCGCGTTTGCCCTGATGGCGCAGCGGCATATCGATCCGCAATTTGCCTACTGGACAACATCGGGCGAATTCGTCTTCGTGGCGGTGCTGGCCGGCAACCAGAGCGTCGCCGCCGTCTTCGTCGCCTCCATGGCGCTGGAGCTGGTCCGCTCGTTTTCCAATCTCTATCTGCCCAACACCTGGCAGCTGGTGCTCGGCATATTCCTGCTGGGCGTCATCCTGTTTCTGCCGCGCGGCATCGGCTCGCTCTGGATCAAGGATCGTCGGAAGCGGCGCGTCGCGGCTGACGTTTCCCCCGCCGGAGGAGCCGCGTCGTGA
- a CDS encoding ATP-binding protein, which translates to MLCSDLQRSTDLISDLDPEEAISRLEPALIAMRTAVRRNRGIVSKEGGDGLIALFGAPHADDNHAVMACHAAIEVVRRIKLLEDPRLHVRIGLHSGYVVAHVIEADFSSIYEAGGPAVHLVKRIESAAQAGQILASESSQTLATGIVTFNPLPPKRLEGFPAPVPCYEVVGISGMSRWRARSMAGLSSFVGRNEQISQLERAAQAIGPSGKIAAVVGTAGIGKSRVVHELVDTLRQRDWQVIEAECNPLEQSVPYALVKRLVQNALQAGGLPLADYLEPVSESTLAHSELWPVALNSVLDQLVGDPRWRDLEPLLRRRVIIDAVRNVLDRLVSSRPTVLLLEDLHWIDGQSETVIEALMSLAASRPLLVLLTWRTEYTPNWLEDLDVLRIWLRSLDAAAANALLDSLLGTAAGIDALKARILRHTGQIPLFIEEVVRQLIDRRATGGADVSWDMLEIPPTVQGVIASRIDRLPKEDKALLQLASVLGPRISPSLLAAVTGMPVAQLQSRLWSLEILDFLEEARSVASVEYVFAHDLIREVAYESILRSQREVLHRRILTALEMTSVGREEDVAEALCHHAVKAQDWAKADRYAHLAARKAFARSAFRDATEYFKIAMDAVDKQPESTAREQRAIDLRIEARLAFVSFGSIEEWFGLGQDGEARSKQIGDEGRRLASIAMRAAALNFYGTPYEAIAVAEEAVALANRLHDGRWLGFVEYGLGQSYFLAGRFRDAGRHLAKAVALLTSAPENVPPGTTGSSLLVLCYMMSAMVHAWMGEFDQAERFSEEAGILAETTDRSYDTIAADYGRGIVQMLRGDLDEAEAALDQAFRVSRESEARLFRPLIMSALGNVYSQQERAELATEILLQAKDEADKIGHETSKVAVPAYLGAAYGQLGDVQHGLALLRACQASARQKGYAGIEALAMSAEANILATQGGHMLEEAMASLQRTIEFTARLEALPLLGAAKGVRARLLAASGRTDEAREELIQAITLFDQSKMTVHLQRAKADLSKFSDI; encoded by the coding sequence GTGCTCTGCTCCGACCTGCAGCGCTCGACCGATCTGATTTCGGACCTCGATCCCGAAGAAGCGATCTCGCGGCTCGAGCCGGCCCTGATCGCGATGCGGACCGCCGTTCGCCGCAACCGCGGGATCGTCAGCAAGGAGGGCGGTGACGGACTGATTGCGCTGTTTGGCGCTCCGCACGCGGACGACAACCACGCCGTGATGGCCTGTCACGCGGCCATAGAGGTCGTGAGGCGGATCAAGCTGCTGGAAGATCCACGTCTTCACGTCCGGATCGGTCTTCACTCCGGCTATGTTGTCGCGCATGTCATCGAAGCCGATTTCTCTTCCATCTATGAAGCAGGCGGACCGGCGGTCCACCTGGTAAAGCGGATCGAAAGCGCGGCGCAGGCCGGACAGATCCTGGCATCGGAGTCGAGCCAGACACTGGCGACCGGAATCGTAACGTTTAATCCCTTGCCGCCGAAACGGTTGGAGGGATTCCCCGCCCCGGTGCCCTGTTACGAGGTCGTCGGAATCAGTGGGATGAGCCGCTGGCGCGCCCGCTCGATGGCCGGTCTTTCGTCCTTTGTCGGCCGCAACGAGCAGATTTCGCAGTTGGAGCGCGCGGCGCAGGCCATCGGCCCTTCCGGGAAGATCGCCGCCGTGGTGGGAACGGCCGGAATAGGAAAATCCCGTGTGGTCCATGAACTCGTGGACACCCTCCGGCAACGTGACTGGCAAGTCATCGAGGCCGAGTGCAATCCGCTCGAACAGTCGGTCCCGTATGCGTTGGTGAAAAGGCTTGTTCAAAACGCGCTCCAGGCGGGCGGTCTTCCCCTCGCGGACTACCTCGAGCCCGTCAGCGAATCCACGCTGGCACACAGCGAACTTTGGCCCGTGGCACTGAATTCCGTTCTCGACCAACTGGTCGGGGATCCGCGCTGGCGCGACCTCGAGCCGTTGCTGCGACGGCGCGTCATCATCGATGCTGTTCGCAATGTGCTGGATCGGTTGGTCTCGTCGCGGCCTACGGTGTTGTTGCTGGAGGATTTGCACTGGATCGATGGCCAGAGCGAGACGGTCATCGAAGCGCTGATGTCGCTTGCGGCTAGCCGGCCGCTGCTGGTGCTGCTGACCTGGCGGACCGAGTATACGCCGAACTGGCTTGAGGATCTCGATGTATTGCGAATCTGGCTTCGGTCGCTCGACGCGGCCGCGGCCAATGCACTGCTCGACAGCCTGCTCGGCACGGCTGCCGGTATCGATGCGCTCAAGGCCCGTATCCTCCGACATACCGGACAAATCCCGCTCTTTATCGAGGAGGTCGTCCGGCAGCTCATCGATCGCCGCGCCACCGGCGGCGCCGACGTATCTTGGGACATGCTCGAAATCCCTCCCACCGTTCAGGGCGTGATCGCGTCGCGCATCGATCGTTTGCCGAAAGAAGACAAGGCGCTGCTGCAGCTTGCGTCTGTTCTCGGGCCAAGGATATCGCCAAGCCTGCTTGCTGCGGTGACGGGGATGCCGGTGGCGCAGCTGCAAAGCCGGCTCTGGTCGCTGGAGATCCTCGATTTTCTCGAGGAGGCCCGCTCGGTCGCATCGGTCGAGTATGTCTTTGCCCATGATCTCATTCGCGAGGTTGCCTACGAGTCGATCCTCCGCTCACAGCGGGAAGTGCTGCACCGCCGGATTCTGACGGCTCTGGAAATGACATCAGTCGGGCGGGAGGAAGATGTCGCGGAAGCGCTTTGCCATCATGCGGTCAAGGCCCAGGACTGGGCAAAGGCCGACCGCTATGCCCATCTCGCCGCGAGGAAGGCATTTGCGAGATCGGCGTTCCGGGACGCCACGGAATATTTCAAGATTGCGATGGACGCGGTGGACAAGCAGCCGGAATCGACGGCGCGCGAGCAACGGGCGATCGACCTTCGCATCGAAGCGCGGCTGGCGTTCGTGTCGTTCGGAAGCATCGAGGAATGGTTTGGTCTCGGTCAGGACGGCGAGGCGCGCTCCAAACAGATCGGCGATGAGGGCAGGCGGCTTGCTTCAATCGCGATGCGGGCGGCGGCGCTCAATTTCTACGGAACGCCCTATGAAGCGATCGCGGTGGCGGAAGAAGCGGTTGCCCTGGCCAACCGGTTGCATGACGGGCGCTGGCTCGGCTTTGTCGAATACGGCCTTGGCCAGTCCTATTTTCTCGCCGGGCGATTTCGGGACGCAGGGCGGCATCTCGCCAAGGCGGTCGCGCTGCTCACGAGCGCGCCGGAAAACGTTCCGCCGGGAACGACGGGATCCAGCCTCCTGGTGCTCTGCTACATGATGAGCGCCATGGTTCATGCCTGGATGGGCGAATTCGATCAGGCCGAGCGCTTCTCCGAGGAAGCGGGCATCCTGGCCGAAACGACCGACCGTTCCTACGATACGATCGCTGCAGACTATGGCCGCGGCATCGTGCAGATGTTGCGCGGCGATCTTGACGAGGCCGAGGCTGCTCTCGATCAGGCGTTTCGCGTTTCGCGCGAAAGCGAGGCGCGCCTGTTTCGGCCTCTGATCATGAGTGCGCTTGGAAACGTCTACTCGCAGCAGGAGCGCGCCGAACTCGCGACCGAGATCCTGCTGCAGGCCAAGGACGAGGCCGACAAGATTGGTCATGAAACCAGCAAGGTGGCGGTCCCGGCCTATCTCGGCGCGGCCTATGGTCAGCTTGGCGATGTCCAGCACGGGCTGGCGCTCCTGCGTGCCTGCCAGGCCAGCGCGAGACAGAAGGGGTATGCGGGCATCGAGGCGCTCGCGATGAGCGCCGAGGCAAATATTCTTGCGACCCAGGGAGGACACATGCTGGAAGAGGCGATGGCCTCCCTGCAGCGGACCATCGAATTCACGGCAAGGCTCGAAGCCTTGCCGCTGCTGGGTGCGGCCAAGGGAGTGCGGGCCCGGCTGCTGGCGGCCTCGGGGCGAACGGACGAGGCGAGGGAGGAGCTGATCCAGGCCATCACACTGTTCGACCAATCAAAAATGACTGTACATCTCCAGCGTGCTAAAGCGGACCTCTCCAAGTTTTCCGATATTTGA
- a CDS encoding Crp/Fnr family transcriptional regulator gives MPQQRTGDSQGFSSSKLSVLRKHPIFADLEPEAFEQLCRYAKHSTLKRGTTLFSKGDPGNSLYAVISGTVKMSISSPDGRNAILNIVGPGEIFGEIALLDGQPRSTDAIANSTCELFVIDRREFIPFVRAQPALAMKFIELLCERLRSTSDQVEQIILQNLPGRLASALLRLSEKHSSELQGRTIAITQQEISEMVGMTRESINKQLRAWAGRDLVRLEHGAIVVLNAEVLRDMAEAGSGHDGE, from the coding sequence GTGCCCCAACAAAGGACGGGTGATTCTCAGGGGTTCTCGAGCAGCAAGCTGTCGGTCTTGCGCAAGCATCCGATTTTTGCCGATCTTGAGCCGGAGGCTTTCGAGCAGCTCTGCCGCTACGCCAAGCACTCCACCCTGAAACGGGGAACCACGCTGTTCTCCAAGGGTGATCCCGGCAACAGCCTGTACGCGGTGATCTCAGGCACGGTGAAGATGAGTATTTCATCACCGGACGGCCGCAATGCGATCCTCAATATCGTTGGCCCCGGGGAGATCTTCGGCGAGATTGCGCTGCTCGATGGACAGCCCCGCTCGACCGACGCCATCGCCAACAGCACGTGCGAACTCTTCGTCATCGACCGGCGCGAATTCATCCCCTTTGTGAGGGCCCAGCCGGCGCTGGCCATGAAATTCATCGAGCTGCTTTGCGAGCGGTTGCGATCAACCAGCGATCAGGTCGAACAGATCATCCTCCAGAATCTGCCGGGACGGCTGGCCAGTGCGCTGCTTCGCCTGTCGGAAAAGCACAGCTCTGAGCTGCAGGGCCGGACCATCGCGATCACGCAGCAGGAGATCAGCGAGATGGTCGGCATGACCCGCGAGAGCATCAACAAGCAATTGCGCGCCTGGGCCGGCCGCGATTTGGTGCGCCTCGAGCACGGTGCGATCGTCGTGCTGAATGCCGAGGTGCTTCGTGATATGGCCGAGGCGGGGTCCGGTCACGACGGCGAATGA
- a CDS encoding branched-chain amino acid ABC transporter permease, translating into MNFFLTIVLDGLIQASWLFVVALGLTLVFGVLKILNIAHGSFYALGAYIAATVVTMIAARGLPPSVGFVAMLLAVALIASAVGWLLERGLLKMFYGRDEVVLLLVTYAVFLIMEDVTKLIWGVNPIYATQPYELFGNLEFAGLYYVGYDLVLIPISAAIGFAIWFGLNRTVIGKIVLAVIHNEEMSVSMGVRVNRVYAIAFAFGVLLAALAGALTAPKISMQPGLSSDVIILSFAIVVIGGLGSVEGAAVGALLVGLARAASVHLMPQAELFMIYLIMAAVLMFRPEGLFKREMARRI; encoded by the coding sequence ATGAATTTCTTTTTGACGATCGTTCTCGACGGCCTGATCCAGGCGTCGTGGCTGTTTGTCGTCGCCCTCGGGCTCACGCTGGTGTTTGGCGTCTTGAAGATCCTCAACATCGCCCATGGCAGCTTTTATGCGCTGGGCGCGTATATCGCGGCGACCGTCGTGACCATGATCGCCGCGCGCGGCCTCCCCCCAAGCGTCGGCTTCGTCGCGATGCTGCTCGCGGTGGCGCTGATCGCATCCGCGGTCGGATGGTTGCTGGAGCGCGGCCTCCTGAAGATGTTCTACGGCCGCGACGAAGTGGTGCTGCTGCTGGTGACCTACGCCGTATTCCTGATCATGGAGGACGTCACCAAGCTGATCTGGGGCGTCAATCCAATCTATGCGACGCAGCCCTATGAGCTGTTCGGCAATCTCGAATTCGCCGGGCTCTACTATGTCGGTTACGACCTGGTGCTGATACCGATCTCGGCCGCGATCGGCTTCGCGATCTGGTTCGGCCTTAATCGCACCGTGATCGGCAAGATCGTGCTCGCCGTCATCCATAACGAGGAAATGAGTGTCAGCATGGGCGTACGCGTCAACCGCGTCTACGCGATTGCCTTCGCGTTCGGGGTGCTGCTCGCCGCCCTCGCCGGCGCCCTGACCGCGCCGAAAATATCGATGCAGCCGGGGCTGAGCTCCGACGTCATCATCCTGAGTTTTGCGATCGTCGTGATCGGAGGGCTGGGCAGCGTCGAGGGCGCGGCGGTCGGCGCCCTTCTGGTCGGGCTGGCGCGCGCGGCGTCGGTGCACCTGATGCCGCAGGCCGAGCTGTTCATGATCTATCTGATCATGGCGGCAGTGCTGATGTTCCGCCCCGAGGGCCTGTTCAAGCGCGAGATGGCAAGGCGGATCTGA
- a CDS encoding ATP-binding cassette domain-containing protein, which yields MTDAAPLLAIDNLVVEIQSMPALRGFTMHIAKGAMVSLVGRNGAGKTTLMRSIMGHLTPVKGKVQFEGSDLASRPRHARAALGIGYMPEDRCLVPQLTVEENIMLPLWVAKHLDRKARLEFVYEMIGELTEMRQRKALLLSGGQQKLVALGRALAVGTKCLLLDEPFEGIAPALSERLSEVLASLKGKDLTLLMSQSDLNHSRGLIDMEFTIERGANPVPAGP from the coding sequence ATGACCGATGCGGCGCCGTTACTCGCGATCGACAATCTCGTCGTCGAAATCCAGTCGATGCCGGCGTTGCGCGGCTTCACGATGCACATCGCAAAGGGCGCCATGGTCAGCCTGGTCGGGCGCAACGGCGCGGGCAAGACCACGCTGATGCGTTCGATCATGGGACATCTCACGCCAGTCAAGGGCAAGGTGCAGTTCGAAGGCAGCGACCTGGCGTCCCGTCCGCGCCATGCGCGCGCCGCACTCGGCATCGGCTACATGCCGGAAGACCGCTGCCTGGTGCCCCAGCTGACGGTCGAGGAGAATATCATGCTGCCGCTATGGGTCGCAAAACATCTCGACCGCAAGGCCCGGCTCGAGTTTGTCTATGAGATGATCGGCGAACTGACCGAGATGCGCCAGCGCAAGGCGTTGTTGCTGAGCGGCGGACAGCAAAAGCTGGTCGCGCTCGGTCGCGCGCTGGCCGTCGGCACCAAATGCCTGCTGCTCGACGAGCCGTTCGAAGGCATCGCACCGGCGCTGTCGGAACGGCTGTCCGAGGTGCTGGCATCCCTCAAGGGCAAGGATCTAACCTTGCTGATGTCGCAATCGGACCTGAATCACTCGCGGGGCCTGATCGACATGGAATTCACGATCGAACGTGGCGCCAATCCCGTGCCCGCCGGTCCGTGA
- a CDS encoding Bug family tripartite tricarboxylate transporter substrate binding protein yields MIVPLAAASAVDVAARIVTQKMADNMGQQFVILNQPGASGMIGAEAVARAEPDGYTIGGFNDSIMTMVPNLQSRMRWDILKDFEPVSLVATVEWGLIVNNQSSFRSAADLIAAAKAAPGKIDYGSGGPGSPQHLAMAMFASAAGISLTHVPYKGATQAATDIASGQIPVGFQGLGTVAAMVRGGQLRLIGVTTEKRLPQFPDVPTVSESGLPGFFFNSWFAILAPAGTPKHIIVRLNAEAVKAVGDPEVRRKLEELGFAVRGSSAEDLRAMTRDQLAKYERVIRETGIAKE; encoded by the coding sequence ATGATCGTGCCGCTGGCAGCGGCGAGCGCCGTCGATGTCGCGGCGCGGATCGTTACCCAGAAAATGGCTGACAATATGGGTCAGCAATTCGTGATTCTGAACCAGCCCGGCGCGTCGGGGATGATCGGGGCGGAGGCCGTCGCCCGCGCCGAACCGGACGGCTATACGATCGGCGGGTTCAACGACAGCATCATGACAATGGTGCCCAACCTTCAGTCTAGAATGCGCTGGGACATTCTAAAGGACTTCGAGCCGGTGTCGCTGGTGGCGACGGTGGAGTGGGGGCTGATTGTCAACAATCAGAGCAGCTTCAGGAGCGCGGCGGACCTGATCGCGGCCGCCAAGGCGGCGCCCGGCAAGATAGACTACGGCTCGGGGGGGCCGGGAAGCCCGCAGCATCTGGCGATGGCGATGTTCGCGTCCGCTGCCGGCATCTCGCTGACGCACGTGCCCTACAAGGGCGCCACGCAGGCTGCCACGGACATCGCCTCCGGCCAGATCCCCGTCGGCTTCCAGGGTCTCGGGACGGTGGCTGCAATGGTGCGCGGCGGCCAGCTGAGGCTGATCGGTGTAACCACCGAAAAGAGGTTGCCGCAATTCCCAGATGTGCCGACGGTCTCGGAGTCCGGTCTGCCCGGCTTCTTCTTCAACTCATGGTTCGCAATTCTGGCGCCGGCCGGCACCCCGAAGCACATCATTGTCCGCCTGAATGCCGAGGCGGTGAAGGCGGTCGGCGATCCCGAGGTGCGGCGCAAGCTTGAAGAGCTGGGCTTTGCGGTGCGCGGCAGTTCAGCAGAAGATCTGCGCGCCATGACGCGCGATCAACTCGCCAAATACGAGCGCGTGATCCGGGAAACGGGCATCGCCAAGGAGTAG
- a CDS encoding ABC transporter ATP-binding protein, which yields MNPVLSVRKLEKRFGAVVAADALTIDIPAGQKISLIGANGAGKTTFVNMVTGYLKPDKGTILLDGVDIGRRSPRSTARLGISRSFQIPQLFVELTAAENLAVAISGTGTRMSLRAPAEAQGRRGTAVELLERFGLADQADRPISELAGGVRKLIDIAMALVRRPKLLLLDEPTSGVSAEEKFRTMDRVIHAVAPDAATIVFVEHDMEIVSRYADRVVAFYQGRILADGVPADVLNNQEVRRYVTGGAR from the coding sequence GTGAACCCGGTTCTTTCCGTACGCAAACTTGAGAAACGCTTCGGCGCGGTGGTGGCCGCCGATGCGCTCACAATTGATATTCCGGCGGGTCAGAAGATCAGCCTGATCGGCGCCAACGGCGCCGGCAAGACCACCTTCGTCAACATGGTGACCGGCTATCTCAAGCCCGACAAGGGCACCATCCTGCTCGATGGAGTCGACATCGGCCGGCGTTCGCCGCGAAGTACCGCCCGGCTGGGCATCTCGCGCTCGTTCCAGATTCCACAGCTGTTCGTCGAACTCACCGCCGCCGAAAATCTCGCCGTGGCGATTTCCGGCACCGGCACACGAATGTCGCTTCGGGCGCCGGCGGAGGCTCAGGGCCGTCGCGGCACCGCAGTCGAGTTGCTGGAACGCTTCGGCCTTGCCGATCAGGCCGACCGCCCGATCTCGGAGCTTGCGGGCGGCGTCCGCAAGCTGATCGACATCGCCATGGCGCTGGTGCGCCGTCCAAAACTGTTGTTGCTCGACGAGCCGACCTCCGGCGTGTCGGCCGAAGAAAAATTCAGAACCATGGATCGCGTAATCCACGCCGTCGCACCTGACGCTGCGACCATCGTCTTCGTCGAGCACGACATGGAAATCGTCAGCCGCTACGCCGATCGCGTCGTGGCATTCTACCAGGGACGAATATTGGCCGATGGGGTACCTGCCGACGTCCTGAACAATCAGGAAGTCCGCCGCTACGTCACCGGAGGCGCGCGATGA